In Falco cherrug isolate bFalChe1 chromosome 2, bFalChe1.pri, whole genome shotgun sequence, the following are encoded in one genomic region:
- the IFNGR2 gene encoding interferon gamma receptor 2: MPCRVPRLCLLRLFLLLGLLRASGAESSSHLLAPKDVMIYSYNFHSVLRWSPVKVDRGLVLYTVNFKTGAFNHWDEMNCTRIAQTECSLPWSLKERRWTVVLRVRAELGHVTSDWVETDPFVAERNTTIGPPKVNSVIVSSDSLLISVTSPFGSEAGDFLQYHVSYWENTSTTKKETKTSSTLFKIRNLKELTLYCFRIQVELITYSDFQLLGLQSVPECHRTTMSEATRAGYSILVLLLVLLFVSLVAVGLLLLWKYHKTIKYCSQPPLEIPSHFEEYLKDPSMPVLEGLDNYAEDDLHDSLSVVSCGEGSQTCGSSLDGRAHHSQSVCSGSEVT; the protein is encoded by the exons ATGCCGTGTCGGGTGCCGCGCCTCTGCCTCCTCcgtctcttcctcctcctgggcTTGCTGCGGGCCTCGGGCGCAG AATCTTCTTCCCATTTACTGGCACCGAAGGATGTGATGATTTATTCCTATAACTTTCATAGTGTGCTGAGGTGGTCTCCTGTTAAAGTGGATAGAGGGTTGGTGTTATATACAGTCAATTTTAAAAC GGGGGCCTTTAACCACTGGGATGAGATGAACTGCACCCGTATCGCCCAGACTGAATGCAGTTTGCCCTGGTCACTTAAAGAGCGGCGCTGGACTGTTGTTTTGCGCGTGAGGGCTGAGCTAGGGCATGTGACTTCTGACTGGGTGGAAACAGATCCATTTGTGGCAGAGAGAAACA CTACTATAGGGCCCCCTAAAGTGAACAGCGTGATTGTAAGCTCTGACTCGCTTCTCATTAGTGTCACATCCCCTTTTGGATCTGAAGCAGGTGACTTTCTTCAGTATCATGTGTCCTACTGGGAGAACACAAGTACTACTAAAAAA GAGACAAAGACAAGCAGTACACTATTCAAAATCAGAAATCTAAAGGAGTTAACACTTTATTGTTTTAGAATCCAAGTAGAATTGATTACATATTCGGATTTCCAGTTGCTTGGGCTGCAAAGTGTCCCAGAGTGTCACAGGACTACAATGAGTG aggcAACCAGAGCTGGGTATAGTATACTAGTACTTCTGTTGGTGTTGCTTTTTGTAAGTCTGGTGGCAGTTGGTTTGCTTCTTCTGTGGAAATACCACAAAACAATTAAATATTGTTCTCAGCCACCTCTAGAAATCCCATCACACTTTGAAGAG TATTTGAAGGACCCTAGCATGCCTGTTTTAGAGGGGTTGGACAATTATGCTGAGGATGATCTCCACGATTCCTTATCTGTTGTATCTTGTGGAGAAGGAAGCCAAACCTGTGGCAGCAGTTTGGATGGTCGAGCTCATCATTCACAAAGTGTCTGCAGTGGCAGTGAAGTCACCTAA